The Thioalkalivibrio nitratireducens DSM 14787 DNA segment CGTAGCACGGAGGCCATGGGAGTACCCTCAAGGCTTTGGCCCAAACACCGCTGAGATCCGCTGCAACGCTACACACCCACACCACCAACAAGAACTTCACCAGCTGGGGAGCGTTCTTCCACGACGACAACGTGGCGGTGCCGATCGTCGACCGGATCATCCAACACTCGCACCTCTAGCTGCTCTGCGGGGAGAACTACCGCTTGAAGCAGAAGACGCTCAGCTGACGATCACGGCTGCAATGACCGCTAGTGGGTCAGCTTAGTTGGCCATTGACACGCCGAAGGGGGGTAACCCGATGGGCCGCTCCACGGCCCTACCCACGAACTGGTGGCCACTGCCTGGCCGCGTGCAGGACGCGCAGCACGCGCACCAAGTCGCCGGGTACGTCATAGACCAGAACATAATTCCGGTGCACGACCAGCTCGCGCGTGCCGACGATGCGGCCCGGCCGACCAAGGTCGGGATGATCGACCAGGCGTCCGGTCTTCTCTTCAAACAGCTCATCGAGGGCCAGCGCGGCGACCGGGTTGTCGGCATCGATGAAGTCATAGATTGCGTCGCGGTCTTGTATCGCCTCTGGCGTCCAGAACAGCTC contains these protein-coding regions:
- a CDS encoding type II toxin-antitoxin system mRNA interferase toxin, RelE/StbE family encodes the protein MMELFWTPEAIQDRDAIYDFIDADNPVAALALDELFEEKTGRLVDHPDLGRPGRIVGTRELVVHRNYVLVYDVPGDLVRVLRVLHAARQWPPVRG